One genomic window of Medicago truncatula cultivar Jemalong A17 chromosome 1, MtrunA17r5.0-ANR, whole genome shotgun sequence includes the following:
- the LOC11422978 gene encoding aquaporin PIP2-2, whose product MAKDVEVAERGSFSNKDYHDPPPAPLIDAEELTKWSFYRALIAEFIATLLFLYVTVLTVIGYSIQTDVKAGGDACGGVGILGIAWAFGGMIFVLVYCTAGISGGHINPAVTFGLFLARKVSLIRAIMYMVAQCLGAIAGVGLVKAFQSAYFDRYGGGANFLHDGYSTGVGLGAEIVGTFVLVYTVFSATDPKRSARDSHVPVLAPLPIGFAVFMVHLATIPVTGTGINPARSLGSAVIYNKDKPWDDHWIFWVGPFIGAAIAAFYHQFILRAGAVKALGSFRSNPTV is encoded by the exons ATGGCAAAGGATGTTGAAGTTGCTGAACGTGGCTCTTTCTCTAACAAAGACTACCATGACCCTCCACCAGCACCACTCATTGATGCTGAAGAACTCACAAAATGGTCCTTTTATAGGGCTCTTATTGCTGAGTTCATTGCAACTTTACTTTTCCTTTACGTTACTGTTTTGACTGTGATTGGTTACAGTATTCAAACTGATGTTAAAGCTGGTGGTGATGCTTGTGGTGGTGTTGGAATTCTTGGTATTGCTTGGGCTTTTGGTGGCATGATCTTTGTCCTTGTTTACTGCACTGCTGGAATTTcag GTGGTCACATTAACCCAGCAGTGACATTTGGGCTATTTTTGGCTCGTAAGGTGTCTTTGATCAGAGCAATTATGTACATGGTGGCTCAGTGTTTAGGAGCTATTGCTGGAGTTGGGTTGGTTAAGGCTTTTCAAAGTGCTTACTTTGATAGATATGGTGGTGGTGCTAATTTTCTCCATGATGGTTACAGTACTGGTGTTGGATTAGGTGCTGAGATTGTTGGTACCTTTGTTTTGGTTTACACCGTTTTCTCTGCCACTGATCCTAAGAGAAGTGCTAGAGATTCACATGTGCCg GTTTTGGCACCACTTCCCATTGGCTTTGCTGTATTCATGGTTCATTTGGCAACCATCCCAGTCACTGGCACTGGCATCAATCCTGCTAGAAGTCTTGGTTCTGCTGTTATCTACAACAAAGATAAGCCCTGGGATGACCAT TGGATCTTTTGGGTTGGACCATTCATTGGGGCAGCCATTGCAGCCTTCTACCATCAATTCATCTTAAGAGCAGGTGCTGTTAAAGCTCTTGGATCATTCAGGAGTAACCCTACTGTTTAA